The proteins below come from a single Bactrocera tryoni isolate S06 unplaced genomic scaffold, CSIRO_BtryS06_freeze2 scaffold_25, whole genome shotgun sequence genomic window:
- the LOC120780432 gene encoding uncharacterized protein LOC120780432, with amino-acid sequence MSVEMATKWHVYSANEIRVKIHNLSNKYRDERKSIGPSGGSPSTWEFYPKINSILGSYKSFNLETLVEESTVHEVVDCASPLNSSSITLDSQEELPFVDEEPF; translated from the exons ATGTCTGTAGAAATGGCCACAAAGTGGCATGTATATTCCGCTAATGAAATTCGTGTGAAAATacataatttgtcaaataaatacAG agaTGAGAGGAAATCTATTGGTCCCTCTGGCGGCAGCCCTTCGACATGGGAATTCTACCCTAAAATAAATAGTATCCTAGGGAGCTATAAAAGTTTCAATTTGGAAACATTGGTGGAGGAGAGCACAG TTCACGAAGTTGTAGACTGTGCATCACCCCTTAACAGCTCTTCCATTACGCTGGATTCCCAGGAAGAATTGCCGTTTGTAGACGAGGAACCTttctag
- the LOC120780433 gene encoding uncharacterized protein LOC120780433 has translation MSVEMATKWHVYSANEIRVKIHNLSNKYRDERKSIGPSGGSPSTWEFYPKINSILGSYKSFNLETLVEESTVHEVVDCASPLNSSSITLDSQEELPFVDEEPF, from the exons ATGTCTGTAGAAATGGCCACAAAGTGGCATGTATATTCCGCTAATGAAATTCGTGTGAAAATacataatttgtcaaataaatacAG agaTGAGAGGAAATCTATTGGTCCTTCTGGCGGCAGCCCTTCGACATGGGAATTCTACCCTAAAATAAATAGTATCCTAGGGAGCTATAAAAGTTTCAATTTGGAAACATTGGTGGAGGAGAGCACAG TTCACGAAGTTGTAGACTGTGCATCACCCCTTAACAGCTCTTCCATTACGCTGGATTCCCAGGAAGAATTGCCGTTTGTAGACGAGGAACCTttctag